From Cellulomonas oligotrophica, a single genomic window includes:
- the yczE gene encoding membrane protein YczE, with protein sequence MPPPPAVTPAPAPRLETRDRGWRAPARRTAQLLVGLVLYAASIALVVRAGLGAMPWDVLTQGVVRQSGWSFGAVTVATSVVVIACWVPLRQRPGVGTLANIAVIGVLVDPFLALVDQLPEALPVVARAALLVLGVAGNGLATALYVGARLGPGPRDGLMTGLVARTGWPVRLVRGGIEVAVVTVGWLLGGTVGVGTLVYALAIGPLVHVLLPRLTVPER encoded by the coding sequence GTGCCCCCGCCCCCCGCCGTGACCCCGGCACCGGCGCCCCGGCTCGAGACCCGCGACCGGGGGTGGCGCGCGCCGGCCCGTCGCACGGCCCAGCTCCTCGTCGGCCTCGTGCTCTACGCCGCGTCGATCGCCCTGGTCGTGCGCGCCGGGCTGGGCGCCATGCCCTGGGACGTCCTCACGCAGGGTGTCGTGCGGCAGTCGGGCTGGTCGTTCGGGGCGGTCACCGTCGCCACGTCCGTCGTCGTCATCGCCTGCTGGGTGCCGCTGCGCCAACGGCCCGGCGTCGGGACCCTCGCCAACATCGCGGTCATCGGTGTGCTGGTCGACCCGTTCCTCGCCCTCGTCGACCAGCTGCCCGAGGCGCTCCCCGTGGTGGCGCGCGCCGCCCTGCTCGTGCTCGGCGTCGCGGGCAACGGGCTCGCGACCGCGCTGTACGTGGGTGCCCGCCTCGGCCCGGGGCCCCGCGACGGGCTCATGACGGGCCTCGTCGCGCGCACCGGCTGGCCCGTCCGCCTCGTCCGGGGCGGCATCGAGGTCGCCGTCGTCACCGTCGGCTGGCTGCTCGGCGGGACCGTCGGGGTCGGCACGCTGGTGTACGCGCTCGCGATCGGTCCGCTCGTGCACGTGCTGCTGCCCCGGCTGACCGTCCCGGAGCGGTAG
- the yczR gene encoding MocR-like transcription factor YczR, protein MIDGLPQPDRRLGGPRLRTLLGAWQHGGPTYRALADGVRGLVRAGALPLGTRMPSEREVADALGVSRTTVTAAYDLLREERFLVSRRGSGTVTTTPAGAGTQPSALVGSVHDGVVDLTAAAPSAPAALHEACVDALDRLPHLLGGTGYVPLGLPVLRAAIAARYTRRGVPTTADQVLVTSGAQQALHLLMTAFVGPGDRVVVEHPTYPHAIEAARDAGARPVPVPVGPDGLDLDLLESTVRQTAPRLVYLVPDHHNPTGTSLDAAGRARVRDLARRYRTTVVGDETLTDLTLHGPEPVPFAGDGTDALVVCVGSASKTFWGGLRIGWVRAHRDLVGRLAQRRGSVDIATSVLDQLVTTELLDRFDELLPARRDLLRTQRDALVAMLGESLPGWRVPVPAGGLSTWVDLGAPVSTTLAALAHRHGVQVPPGPRFGVDGSLDDHLRVPFSAPVDALRRAVDGLAATWAGLEPGSASPAGRGESLLV, encoded by the coding sequence ATGATCGACGGCCTCCCCCAGCCCGACCGCCGCCTCGGCGGGCCCCGGCTGCGTACCCTGCTCGGGGCGTGGCAGCACGGCGGCCCGACGTACCGCGCGCTGGCCGACGGCGTCCGGGGCCTCGTGCGCGCGGGCGCCCTCCCCCTGGGCACGCGGATGCCCAGCGAGCGGGAGGTCGCCGACGCCCTCGGCGTGTCCCGCACCACCGTCACCGCCGCGTACGACCTGCTGCGCGAGGAGCGGTTCCTCGTCAGCCGCCGCGGGTCCGGCACCGTGACGACGACACCGGCGGGCGCGGGCACGCAGCCCTCCGCCCTCGTGGGTTCCGTCCACGACGGCGTCGTCGACCTGACGGCCGCGGCACCGAGCGCACCGGCCGCGCTGCACGAGGCGTGCGTCGACGCCCTCGACCGGCTCCCCCACCTCCTGGGCGGCACGGGGTACGTGCCGCTGGGCCTGCCCGTGCTGCGCGCCGCGATCGCCGCGCGGTACACCCGGCGTGGCGTGCCCACGACGGCGGACCAGGTGCTCGTCACCTCGGGCGCGCAGCAGGCGCTGCACCTGCTGATGACGGCCTTCGTCGGTCCCGGCGACCGGGTCGTCGTGGAGCACCCCACCTACCCGCACGCCATCGAGGCCGCGCGCGACGCCGGCGCACGACCGGTCCCGGTGCCCGTGGGCCCCGACGGGCTGGACCTGGACCTGCTGGAGTCGACCGTGCGCCAGACCGCGCCGCGCCTGGTCTACCTGGTCCCCGACCACCACAACCCGACCGGGACGAGCCTGGACGCTGCGGGTCGCGCGCGCGTGCGCGACCTCGCACGCCGCTACCGCACCACCGTCGTGGGCGACGAGACGCTGACCGACCTGACGCTGCACGGGCCCGAGCCCGTGCCGTTCGCGGGCGACGGCACCGACGCCCTGGTGGTGTGCGTCGGCTCGGCGTCGAAGACGTTCTGGGGCGGCCTGCGGATCGGCTGGGTGCGCGCGCACCGCGACCTCGTGGGGCGCCTGGCCCAGCGGCGCGGCAGCGTGGACATCGCGACGTCGGTGCTCGACCAGCTCGTCACGACCGAGCTGCTGGACCGGTTCGACGAGCTGCTGCCCGCACGCCGGGACCTGCTGCGCACCCAGCGCGACGCGCTCGTGGCGATGCTCGGCGAGTCCCTGCCCGGGTGGCGGGTCCCGGTGCCCGCCGGCGGCCTGTCGACGTGGGTCGACCTGGGCGCACCGGTGTCGACCACGCTCGCGGCGCTCGCGCACCGGCACGGCGTGCAGGTGCCGCCGGGGCCGCGGTTCGGCGTGGACGGCTCGCTCGACGACCACCTGCGCGTGCCGTTCTCGGCACCCGTGGACGCGCTGCGCCGGGCGGTGGACGGCCTGGCCGCGACGTGGGCCGGCCTCGAGCCGGGATCGGCCTCACCGGCCGGGCGGGGCGAGTCGCTGCTCGTGTAG